The following are from one region of the Geoalkalibacter subterraneus genome:
- a CDS encoding SNF2-related protein, whose translation MTGITPFHAKYFAWEITRRRRGGDVDRLSQSLFDASVDLNPHQIEAALFALQNPLSKGVVLADEVGLGKTIEAALVLCQYWAERRRRLLVICPAALRKQWANELAEKFHLPVQVLDARTWKQSKASGIYDPLDQGTIPVMSFNFAVRIEKELRNLPWDLVIIDEAHKLRNAHRESHRSGQAIKKALAGTRKLLVTATPLQNSLIELYGLSTVIDEHLFGDIVSFRTQYMRNGGDLSGLRDRLKDFVQRTLRRQVLEYVQYTERKAITIPFAPSDDEQRLYDLVSGYLQREETYGFPRRQRHLISLILRKLLASSTEAVTGTLEVILERLKHLRDKQELAEDWVEKLISAEELEDDLLDEDLDEEDIPEKDDEIDLVKLRGEIAEIEQFILLARSIRQDEKTNALSTALDTGFERMAQMGAARKAVIFTESRRTQDYLARYLESHGYAGKVVTFSGTNNSPITNGIYQRWLKKYAGSDRITGSPAVDRRTALIDYFREQGEIMIATEAAAEGVNLQFCSLVINYDLPWNPQRVEQRIGRCHRYGQKFDVVVINFLNRRNDADRRVLELLSEKFHLFDGVFGASDEILGRIESGVDFEKQIAAIYESCRTSQEIEKAFQELRAKLEENIKQQMRETEEKLLEHFDAQIHDLLKLRRKRAEESLDRIGRLFWALSQYVLAGYAKFNEQKLDFDLSNAPCPDVPPGRYHLIRKGEPPPENAHLYRLSHPLGEYVLDTGRRIETPVAHLTFDLANHPFKISVLEKLPVKSGWLELNLLELHSFEMEEHLVFTALADDGRMLDQEACEALFTVSARHDDIVAEMPPAALKETSDRQLQAALSRALDENDKYFKREREKLEQWADDQLLTAEQVLEDTKTRLRDAKRKSRLAETVEAQKELQEEIKKLERQQRRQRQEIFEVEDQIEEKRDQLIAALESRMKQKTVTHSLFRIRWQVI comes from the coding sequence ATGACGGGCATCACTCCATTTCACGCCAAATATTTTGCTTGGGAAATTACTCGCCGTCGCCGAGGCGGGGATGTTGACCGCCTCTCCCAATCCCTTTTTGACGCAAGCGTTGATCTGAACCCCCACCAGATTGAGGCCGCACTTTTTGCTTTACAAAATCCCCTGTCCAAGGGGGTTGTCCTTGCTGACGAGGTCGGGCTTGGCAAAACGATTGAGGCCGCGCTGGTGCTTTGCCAATACTGGGCAGAGCGCCGCCGCAGGTTGCTGGTTATCTGCCCCGCTGCATTGCGCAAACAATGGGCGAATGAACTTGCGGAAAAGTTTCATCTTCCCGTTCAGGTTTTGGACGCCCGGACCTGGAAGCAGTCAAAAGCTTCAGGTATCTATGATCCGCTTGACCAGGGAACGATCCCAGTTATGTCTTTCAATTTCGCTGTGCGAATTGAAAAGGAGCTTCGCAATCTCCCCTGGGATCTGGTTATTATCGATGAAGCCCATAAGTTGCGTAATGCCCATCGTGAAAGTCACCGGAGCGGACAGGCCATAAAAAAAGCATTGGCAGGCACGCGCAAACTGCTGGTTACAGCGACTCCACTGCAAAACTCCCTTATAGAGCTGTATGGACTCTCGACGGTCATAGATGAGCACCTTTTCGGCGACATTGTCAGCTTCCGCACCCAGTATATGAGAAATGGAGGTGATCTCTCCGGTCTCCGTGATCGTCTTAAGGATTTCGTTCAGCGGACTCTCCGGCGGCAAGTTCTGGAGTATGTCCAGTACACCGAGCGTAAAGCTATCACCATCCCTTTCGCGCCATCAGATGACGAACAGCGCCTCTATGATCTGGTGTCAGGATATCTTCAAAGGGAAGAAACCTATGGTTTCCCGCGCAGGCAACGTCACCTCATCAGCCTGATCCTTCGAAAACTCTTGGCCTCCTCAACAGAAGCGGTGACTGGTACTCTCGAAGTTATTCTTGAACGATTAAAGCATCTTCGTGACAAGCAGGAATTGGCGGAAGACTGGGTCGAAAAGCTGATCTCTGCAGAAGAATTGGAAGACGATCTTCTTGATGAAGATCTGGATGAGGAAGACATCCCAGAGAAAGATGACGAAATCGATCTGGTAAAACTGCGTGGCGAAATTGCTGAGATCGAACAATTTATCCTGTTGGCCCGCAGCATCCGTCAGGATGAGAAAACCAATGCGCTTTCTACCGCGCTGGATACAGGTTTTGAACGCATGGCGCAGATGGGGGCTGCCAGAAAAGCGGTCATTTTTACCGAATCGCGGCGTACTCAGGATTATCTCGCCCGTTATCTGGAATCTCATGGGTATGCTGGCAAAGTGGTGACATTTAGCGGGACCAACAACTCGCCGATAACTAACGGAATTTATCAGCGTTGGTTAAAAAAATACGCAGGCAGCGACCGGATCACGGGCAGCCCCGCGGTTGACCGCAGAACTGCCTTGATCGACTACTTTCGCGAGCAGGGCGAAATCATGATCGCCACTGAAGCTGCTGCCGAAGGTGTCAATCTGCAATTTTGTTCCCTCGTCATCAACTATGACCTTCCCTGGAACCCGCAACGGGTTGAGCAGCGTATCGGCCGCTGCCATCGCTATGGTCAAAAATTTGATGTTGTGGTTATCAATTTTCTTAACCGCCGCAACGATGCCGATCGCCGGGTCCTGGAGTTGCTTTCAGAAAAATTCCATTTATTTGATGGCGTTTTTGGGGCTTCAGACGAAATTCTCGGGCGCATTGAATCCGGGGTTGATTTCGAAAAACAGATTGCTGCAATCTACGAATCCTGTCGAACTTCTCAAGAAATTGAAAAAGCTTTCCAGGAACTGCGCGCCAAGCTCGAAGAAAATATCAAGCAGCAGATGCGGGAAACTGAAGAAAAATTGCTGGAACATTTCGATGCCCAAATCCACGACCTGCTTAAACTTCGTCGCAAACGCGCCGAGGAAAGCCTGGACCGTATAGGTCGATTGTTCTGGGCTTTATCCCAATATGTTCTCGCTGGATATGCCAAATTCAACGAGCAGAAACTTGATTTCGACTTATCAAACGCCCCTTGTCCAGATGTGCCGCCTGGTCGCTACCACTTAATCAGGAAAGGTGAACCGCCTCCAGAAAACGCCCATCTATATCGTTTGTCTCACCCTCTAGGCGAGTATGTGCTCGACACCGGTCGGCGCATTGAAACACCTGTCGCGCACCTGACTTTTGATCTTGCCAATCATCCTTTTAAGATTTCAGTGCTCGAAAAATTGCCTGTAAAATCCGGCTGGCTTGAGCTTAACCTTCTGGAACTGCACAGTTTCGAGATGGAAGAGCATTTGGTGTTCACTGCATTAGCTGACGATGGAAGAATGCTTGATCAGGAAGCCTGTGAAGCATTGTTTACTGTTTCTGCAAGGCACGATGACATTGTTGCCGAAATGCCGCCCGCCGCACTTAAAGAAACAAGCGATCGGCAACTCCAAGCCGCACTCAGTAGAGCCCTGGATGAAAATGATAAATATTTCAAGCGTGAACGCGAAAAGCTGGAGCAATGGGCCGACGACCAGTTGTTAACGGCTGAACAGGTTCTGGAGGACACCAAAACCCGTCTGCGTGACGCCAAACGTAAATCGCGTCTTGCAGAAACAGTAGAGGCGCAAAAAGAATTGCAGGAAGAGATTAAAAAGCTCGAGCGCCAACAACGCCGACAACGTCAGGAAATTTTTGAGGTGGAAGACCAGATCGAAGAAAAACGTGACCAGCTGATCGCCGCCCTTGAATCCCGCATGAAGCAGAAAACGGTTACCCATTCATTATTTCGAATTCGCTGGCAGGTCATATAA
- a CDS encoding site-specific DNA-methyltransferase, whose amino-acid sequence MPSVEQLRTRLLKKLKELFQLDQPDLDFGFYRIMHAKSDQVQDFIEKDLLKIIEDAFGQQEKQDTGALLHKAKEKVIQTLGAGAFDDEGNLVDAFREIPAGREFLKESERIQAQKDTASSEADVYDHLYRFFERYYDAGDFISRRYYTRETSGKAAPYAIPYNGEEVKLHWANADQYYIKSAEYFSNFTFDLRQAKEVQALNSGLFETTKDAKSTKKVHFKVVEATEGEHGNVKASEQNKRFFIIHKERPVAFNEEGELVVHFEYRPDPEKTGQEGSWRDKRNAEAVVTILKALEEYDPQITQMDADEQTKKEICENLRKSADEYLRLFKVPAPTDSDKKRPMLAKYVNQYTARNTMDYFIHKDLGGFLRRELDFYIKNEVMRLDDIENAEAPAVESYLAKIKVLRKIAGKLIDFLAQLEDFQKKLWLKKKFIIETNYCITLDRVPEELYEEVAANKAQCEEWIKLFAIDELEDFSTPLKPEFLKTNDKLVLDTRFFGDSFKAQLLASVENFDENCDGLLIHSENFQALNMLKERYREQIKCVYIDPPYNTEQDRRQGKFIYKDSFENSSWISLMSDRITSNISLMSSDATFFSSIDHNEIASIKYLLESVYGKENFEGLISWRRRHNQPNDRSKMIGMVAEYIISYAKNQFSYKKSGVGKLDLTGDFSNPDNDPRGDWASKPWKIGSDQSGSRYKIETPSGKMLDGEWMGEEATYKKLLADGRIYFPKNGEGSPRKKYYKFEREGEGQCATNWWHHEQFGHNQGANDLMTALMGYKNAFSNPKPIELIRGVLLISNSRNRPILDYFAGSGTTGHAVINLNREDGGKRKYILVEMGDYFDTVLKPRIAKVIYSKDWKDGKPTARDTGISHCFKYIRLESYEDTLNNLRFNEEPGKSPLLKNLSLKEDYMLHYLLDVETRGSQSLLNIDAFADPTAYTLEVKKPGTDEYATRAVDLIETFNYLIGLRVLHTSVPQTFQATFKRITDPELPEDQHTKLVVDGRIRQDEGGPWWFRKVEGWVPKDAANPNNGQREKVLVVWRKLTDDIEQDNLMLDEWFQKNRISTRDFEFDTIYVNGSNNLPNLKLDDENWKVRLIEEEFMKRMWNGENA is encoded by the coding sequence ATGCCTTCCGTAGAACAACTTCGCACTCGCCTTCTGAAAAAACTGAAAGAACTGTTTCAGCTCGACCAGCCCGACCTCGATTTCGGTTTTTACCGGATCATGCACGCCAAATCGGACCAGGTGCAGGATTTTATCGAAAAAGACCTGCTGAAGATTATCGAGGATGCATTCGGACAACAAGAAAAACAGGATACCGGCGCACTGCTCCATAAGGCGAAAGAAAAGGTGATCCAGACACTTGGAGCCGGTGCCTTTGATGATGAGGGGAACCTTGTTGATGCATTCCGTGAGATCCCGGCTGGAAGGGAGTTTCTTAAAGAGTCCGAAAGAATCCAAGCACAAAAGGATACCGCCTCCAGCGAGGCCGATGTCTATGACCACCTGTATCGCTTCTTTGAGCGTTACTACGATGCGGGCGACTTCATCTCCCGCCGCTATTACACCCGGGAAACATCCGGCAAGGCCGCGCCCTATGCCATACCCTACAACGGCGAGGAAGTAAAACTGCACTGGGCCAATGCCGACCAGTATTACATCAAGAGCGCCGAGTATTTTTCCAACTTCACCTTCGACTTGCGGCAGGCAAAAGAGGTTCAGGCACTGAATTCAGGATTATTTGAAACCACGAAAGACGCGAAAAGCACGAAAAAAGTTCATTTCAAGGTGGTGGAAGCTACGGAAGGTGAGCATGGCAACGTCAAGGCCAGCGAGCAGAACAAGCGGTTTTTTATCATCCATAAAGAAAGACCGGTGGCGTTCAATGAAGAAGGTGAACTGGTTGTCCATTTTGAGTATCGCCCTGACCCGGAGAAGACCGGACAGGAAGGAAGCTGGCGCGATAAGCGCAACGCCGAGGCGGTGGTGACGATTCTCAAGGCACTTGAAGAATATGATCCGCAGATTACGCAGATGGACGCAGATGAACAAACAAAAAAAGAAATCTGTGAGAATCTGCGTAAATCTGCGGATGAATACTTGCGTCTGTTCAAGGTTCCCGCTCCGACCGACAGCGACAAAAAGCGCCCCATGCTGGCCAAGTACGTGAACCAGTACACCGCCCGCAACACCATGGACTATTTCATCCATAAGGACCTGGGCGGCTTCCTGCGCCGGGAGCTGGACTTCTACATCAAGAACGAGGTCATGCGCCTAGATGACATTGAAAACGCCGAAGCCCCGGCGGTCGAAAGCTATCTGGCCAAGATCAAGGTGCTGCGCAAGATCGCGGGCAAGCTGATCGACTTTCTGGCCCAGCTTGAGGATTTCCAGAAAAAGCTCTGGCTCAAGAAGAAGTTCATTATTGAAACCAACTACTGCATCACCCTCGACCGGGTTCCCGAGGAGCTCTATGAGGAAGTGGCGGCAAATAAGGCGCAGTGTGAAGAGTGGATTAAGTTGTTCGCTATTGATGAATTAGAAGATTTTTCAACCCCTCTAAAACCTGAGTTTCTTAAAACCAATGACAAGTTAGTATTGGATACTCGCTTTTTCGGTGACAGCTTCAAGGCGCAGCTGTTAGCGTCGGTTGAAAATTTCGATGAGAATTGCGATGGTCTGCTGATTCATTCGGAAAATTTCCAGGCATTGAATATGTTGAAGGAGCGGTATCGAGAGCAGATTAAATGTGTCTACATCGATCCGCCTTATAATACTGAGCAAGATAGGCGACAAGGTAAATTTATATATAAGGACAGCTTTGAGAATTCGTCTTGGATTTCTCTGATGTCAGATAGGATAACCTCTAATATTTCATTGATGAGTAGTGATGCAACTTTTTTTTCAAGTATCGATCATAACGAGATCGCCTCAATAAAATATTTACTTGAATCTGTTTATGGAAAAGAAAATTTTGAAGGTCTTATATCTTGGCGTAGGAGGCACAATCAACCAAATGACAGATCAAAAATGATAGGAATGGTAGCTGAATACATAATCAGCTATGCAAAAAATCAATTTTCTTACAAAAAATCAGGTGTTGGGAAATTAGACCTTACTGGGGATTTTTCAAATCCAGACAATGATCCCCGTGGAGATTGGGCGTCAAAGCCATGGAAAATTGGTTCAGACCAAAGTGGGTCTCGCTATAAAATCGAAACTCCATCAGGAAAAATGTTAGATGGAGAATGGATGGGGGAAGAGGCAACTTATAAAAAACTCTTAGCAGATGGACGAATTTACTTTCCGAAAAATGGAGAAGGCAGTCCGAGAAAAAAGTATTATAAGTTCGAAAGGGAAGGGGAAGGCCAATGTGCTACCAATTGGTGGCATCATGAACAATTTGGCCATAACCAGGGTGCAAATGATCTGATGACGGCCCTGATGGGGTATAAAAATGCATTTAGCAATCCTAAGCCAATTGAGTTAATTCGTGGCGTACTTCTTATATCAAATAGCAGAAACAGACCTATTCTTGATTATTTCGCTGGCTCCGGCACCACCGGACACGCTGTCATCAATCTTAACCGTGAAGACGGCGGCAAGCGCAAATACATCTTGGTTGAAATGGGCGACTATTTCGACACCGTCCTCAAGCCCCGCATAGCCAAAGTTATTTATTCTAAAGATTGGAAAGACGGCAAACCCACCGCGAGAGACACAGGCATCTCCCACTGCTTCAAATACATCCGCCTGGAATCCTACGAAGACACGCTCAACAACCTGCGTTTCAACGAGGAACCAGGCAAAAGCCCGCTTTTAAAAAACCTTTCCCTCAAGGAAGACTACATGCTCCACTACCTGCTGGACGTGGAGACCCGGGGAAGTCAGTCGCTGCTCAATATCGACGCCTTTGCCGATCCGACCGCTTACACCCTGGAGGTCAAAAAGCCGGGGACGGACGAGTACGCCACCCGTGCGGTCGACCTGATCGAGACCTTCAACTATCTGATCGGCCTGCGCGTGCTGCACACATCCGTGCCGCAAACCTTCCAGGCGACCTTCAAGCGCATCACGGACCCGGAGCTGCCCGAAGACCAGCACACCAAGCTGGTGGTGGATGGCCGCATCCGCCAGGACGAAGGCGGCCCGTGGTGGTTCCGCAAAGTCGAAGGCTGGGTGCCCAAGGACGCGGCCAATCCCAACAATGGCCAGCGGGAAAAGGTCCTGGTCGTCTGGCGCAAGCTCACCGACGACATCGAGCAGGACAACCTGATGCTGGATGAATGGTTCCAGAAGAACCGCATCAGCACCCGCGATTTCGAGTTCGACACCATCTACGTCAACGGCAGCAACAATCTGCCCAATCTGAAGCTGGATGACGAGAACTGGAAGGTCCGCCTCATCGAAGAAGAGTTCATGAAGCGCATGTGGAACGGCGAAAACGCATAA
- a CDS encoding DEAD/DEAH box helicase, translating into MHSNRFLSAPALAGLKDFQRKTVEYVFKRLYGNEPTSRFLIADEVGLGKTLVARGIIAKTLEHLQDTVKRIDIVYICSNATIASQNIKRLKVQGLDEYLRAVGKKNGTDNRITFATRLTYLPKEVKSLNENKVNFISLTPSTTFDHTRSRGGHADERAILYRMLYDLPLAQNERRRKLRRGLLNILQATAGKDNWRAKAKNLPVEDLDADLSKSFRRAVLEDAELYTALKEGCERFARYRDYSRIPWEDSELRYDLIGKLRSKLASVCLSALEPNLVILDEFQRFKHLLDGDDEASMLATALFEHPDVRVLLLSATPYKMFTLDQENDEDDHYPDFIRTLNFLFNDSGEVDVVKNLLSEHRTTLHACAKGSVCQPGKKAELERALLKVMCRTERVATTRDHNSMMTEIERIAPLTPADLQHAATVDAVAICVKAGEPIEYWKSAPYLINFLKHYELRHKLDAQLNAPSDALRGILSSANGQLLTKDKLEGYQALDSANPRMRVLFEDTIDKGMWQLLWMPPSMPYIEPGGAYKDKDGLTKALVFSSWSAVPDAIASICSYEAERKMIAGTSVSHSELYDKIKPLLRFAVASNDNRLTGMPVIAWLLPSPTLATKIDPLEIALGRESGPLDVQELRDEVKAICRSLVETLPDAGEGTRADERWYWAAPILLDSHNGLLDWCKSHSGWRSATPDHESGTRFKDHIDLLVSMAEGNIPLGPQPDDLVDVLCDLALAGPGVCALRALRRIGVGIDAGDPNLLSAAARIASGFRSLFNMPETIAMLRGSGEDTYWRLTLQYGIDGNLQSVLDEYVHVLRESLGLQEHSPKEQVAGIAECIQSVLSLRIAQIRIDEIKMSGDGFALDDFNTRCRFALRFGDIRDDNNQALVRADSVRDAFNSPFRPFVLASTSIGQEGLDFHTWCHAVVHWNLPSNPVDLEQREGRVHRYKGHAVRKNVAERYGLAALSEAHEEGDPWQTLFQIAARGKSNGHSDLIPYWIFEDGSARVERRIPLLPYSKEVGKLKRLKQGLALYRMVFGQPRQEDLLFSLSQNGNHESAHLADWLISLEPPRD; encoded by the coding sequence ATGCATAGCAACCGCTTTTTATCTGCTCCTGCCTTGGCCGGTCTGAAAGATTTCCAGAGGAAGACCGTTGAGTATGTCTTCAAGCGGCTCTATGGCAATGAGCCAACTTCCCGTTTTCTGATAGCCGATGAAGTTGGACTTGGGAAAACGCTAGTCGCCCGGGGGATCATTGCCAAAACCTTGGAGCACCTTCAGGATACTGTAAAGCGAATAGACATCGTATACATTTGCTCGAATGCAACCATTGCCAGCCAAAACATAAAAAGGCTCAAAGTGCAGGGATTGGATGAATATCTCAGAGCCGTAGGGAAAAAGAATGGGACTGATAACAGAATCACATTTGCCACAAGGCTGACCTATCTTCCAAAAGAAGTTAAGTCACTAAACGAAAACAAGGTCAATTTCATTAGTCTTACTCCAAGCACAACATTTGATCACACCCGTAGTCGAGGAGGACATGCCGACGAGCGGGCTATCCTCTACCGGATGTTGTACGACTTGCCCCTGGCGCAAAATGAACGGCGCAGAAAGTTGCGCAGAGGCCTCCTCAACATTCTTCAGGCGACAGCAGGGAAGGATAACTGGCGAGCCAAGGCCAAGAACCTACCAGTGGAGGATCTGGATGCAGACCTTTCTAAGTCCTTTCGCCGGGCAGTTCTTGAGGATGCCGAATTGTATACGGCCTTGAAGGAAGGCTGTGAACGTTTTGCTCGTTACCGGGACTACAGCAGAATCCCCTGGGAGGACTCCGAACTTCGCTACGACCTGATCGGAAAACTCAGAAGCAAGCTGGCTTCAGTGTGCCTTTCCGCGCTTGAGCCCAATCTGGTCATCCTTGATGAGTTCCAACGATTCAAGCACCTGTTGGATGGCGATGACGAAGCCTCCATGCTGGCGACCGCGCTCTTTGAACATCCCGACGTTCGCGTTCTCCTGCTGTCCGCAACGCCCTACAAGATGTTCACCCTCGACCAGGAGAATGACGAGGACGACCACTATCCAGATTTCATCAGGACGCTGAACTTCCTCTTCAACGATTCCGGTGAGGTCGATGTGGTCAAAAATCTCTTGTCAGAACATCGAACGACGCTCCACGCCTGCGCGAAGGGGTCAGTATGTCAACCGGGGAAAAAGGCCGAACTTGAACGAGCGCTCCTGAAGGTCATGTGTCGAACAGAGCGGGTCGCGACGACTCGTGATCACAACTCGATGATGACCGAGATTGAACGGATAGCTCCCCTTACGCCAGCGGACCTTCAGCACGCCGCGACGGTTGACGCGGTGGCAATCTGCGTTAAGGCCGGGGAGCCAATCGAATACTGGAAGTCTGCGCCTTACCTGATCAACTTCCTGAAACATTATGAGCTGCGGCACAAGCTGGACGCCCAGTTGAATGCCCCTTCAGATGCTCTTCGCGGAATTCTTTCGTCGGCAAATGGGCAGTTGCTGACGAAGGACAAACTGGAAGGCTATCAGGCTCTCGATTCTGCCAATCCGAGGATGCGCGTACTTTTTGAAGACACGATTGATAAGGGCATGTGGCAGCTTTTATGGATGCCGCCTTCCATGCCGTATATCGAGCCTGGCGGCGCATACAAGGACAAGGATGGCTTGACCAAGGCCCTTGTGTTTTCCTCTTGGAGTGCTGTTCCGGACGCGATTGCGTCGATCTGCTCCTACGAAGCCGAACGGAAGATGATCGCCGGAACCTCGGTTTCCCACAGCGAACTCTATGACAAGATTAAGCCATTGCTGCGGTTTGCGGTGGCCTCAAATGATAATCGCCTGACTGGTATGCCGGTTATTGCCTGGTTGCTGCCGTCCCCAACCCTTGCCACCAAGATTGACCCGCTTGAGATTGCTCTGGGCCGTGAAAGCGGACCACTGGACGTCCAGGAGCTGAGGGACGAGGTCAAGGCTATTTGCCGCAGTTTGGTCGAGACCCTGCCTGATGCCGGGGAAGGGACGCGGGCTGATGAGCGATGGTATTGGGCGGCTCCCATTCTTCTCGATTCCCATAATGGGTTGTTGGACTGGTGTAAGAGCCATTCGGGATGGAGATCCGCTACGCCGGACCATGAATCAGGCACCCGTTTCAAAGATCACATCGACCTGCTGGTCAGCATGGCGGAGGGCAACATTCCTCTCGGTCCTCAGCCAGATGATCTGGTCGATGTGCTTTGCGATCTGGCTCTTGCCGGTCCAGGAGTGTGTGCCTTGCGAGCACTTCGCCGTATCGGTGTCGGGATCGATGCGGGCGATCCGAACCTTCTGTCGGCCGCAGCCAGAATCGCATCCGGCTTCCGATCTCTTTTCAATATGCCGGAGACGATTGCCATGCTGCGAGGCTCCGGCGAGGACACTTATTGGCGGTTAACGCTTCAGTACGGTATCGACGGCAATCTCCAATCGGTGCTCGACGAATATGTGCATGTCCTTCGGGAGTCTTTGGGCCTCCAAGAGCACTCACCGAAAGAACAGGTGGCTGGCATAGCCGAGTGCATCCAATCGGTGCTGTCACTGCGAATCGCTCAGATTCGAATCGACGAAATAAAGATGTCGGGCGACGGCTTCGCTCTTGATGATTTCAACACCCGTTGTCGTTTCGCGCTCCGGTTCGGGGATATTCGAGACGACAACAACCAGGCTCTCGTTCGCGCCGACTCGGTGCGGGATGCCTTCAACTCACCGTTTCGTCCCTTCGTTCTCGCGTCGACCTCGATTGGTCAGGAAGGATTGGACTTCCACACTTGGTGCCATGCGGTAGTCCATTGGAACCTGCCTTCCAATCCCGTTGACCTTGAACAACGCGAAGGTCGGGTTCATCGCTATAAAGGGCATGCTGTCAGGAAAAATGTTGCGGAACGGTATGGTCTGGCTGCTCTTTCTGAAGCTCATGAGGAGGGCGACCCGTGGCAGACTCTTTTCCAAATCGCGGCCCGAGGCAAATCCAATGGGCATTCCGATCTCATCCCGTATTGGATCTTCGAGGATGGTTCCGCCCGGGTGGAGCGCCGCATTCCTCTGCTCCCGTACAGCAAGGAGGTTGGGAAGCTCAAACGGCTGAAGCAAGGGTTGGCCCTCTATCGGATGGTTTTCGGTCAACCACGGCAGGAAGACTTGCTTTTCAGTCTTAGCCAGAACGGAAACCATGAGTCAGCGCATTTGGCTGACTGGCTGATTTCATTGGAGCCACCTCGGGATTAA